The region GGAGATGACCGCGCCGTAGCCCGCCTCCTTCGCCAAGGCGACCGTCTCCAGCGTCTCGGTCAGGGTGCCGATCTGGTTCGGCTTGATGAGGATCGCATTGGCGGTCCCCTTCTTGATTCCCTCCCGGAAGATCGCCGGGTTGGTCACGAAATTATCGTCGCCGACCAACTGGATACGGCGGCCTAGCTTACTCGTGATTTCCAACCATCCCAGGTCGTCGTCCTCGGCCATGCCATCCTCGATGGAGGCGATGGGGTAGCGATCCACCACGTCCATGTAGAGTTCCAGGAGGTTTTCGCGGGTGGTCGGTGTCTTGCCCGACTTGGTGAAGACGTATTCTCCGCTCTCGTAGAACTCGCTGGCTGCCGGATCGAGGGCGATGGACACCTCGCGGCCCGGCTCGTAACCCGCCCGGCGGATCGCCTGCGCAATCATATCGACCGCAACGGCGTTGTTGCGGAGGTCGGGCGCGAAGCCCCCCTCGTCGCCGACCGCCGTGGCGAATCCCTGCTCGCCCAGGAACGCCTTGAGCGCGTGGAAGACCTCGGCCCCGTAGCGCAGCGCCTCGGCGAAGGTGGGCGCCCCCAGCGGGAAGATCATGTACTCCTGGAAATCGAGCCGGTTGGCCGCATGGCGCCCGCCGTTGAGGACGTTCATCATCGGTGCAGGCAAGATCCAGAGGCCATCGTCGGACCGGCCCGCGAGCCTTCCCAAATGGACGTAGAGAGGCACCCCGGACGACACGGCGGCGGCACGGGCCACGGCCAGGGAGACGCCGAGAATGGCGTTGGCCCCGAGGTGGCCCTTGTTGGGGGTGCCGTCCAGGTCGCACATCGTCCGGTCGATCTTCGCCTGGTCGGAGACGGGGAGGCCCGTTAAGGCCGGAGCCAGAATGTCATGCACGTTGGAGACGGCCCGCTGGACGCCTTTCCCGCCGTAGCGGGCCGGGAAGCCGTCCCGCAGCTCCACCGCCTCGCGGCTGCCGGTGGACGCGCCGGAGGGAACGGCGGCATTGGCCGTGGTGCCGTCATCGAGCGTGACGGTGACGGAGAGGGTGGGGTTGCCTCGGGAATCCAGGATTTCGAGCGCGGCGATGTGTTTCAGGGTATTTGCCATGGTGCCTTTAGGGGTGGGTGTTTCCGGTCGGGGACGAGGGACGGGAAATGAAGGCACGACAATGCCAAGCGCTGGGGTTGGCGGGAGAGCGGCGGGCGCTCGGGGCGATAAGGTCGTGGTACATGATTCCTCCGTTTCCGGTAGGAATCATCAGCCCGAGAGCCAGGCGGTTCGACCTGCTTTCAGGTCAGGCGGAAATCCATCGCCTGCTAGGAGGATAAAGCAGGGTCAGCCCATGTCAATGCCTGAGCCGTAGAGCATTTGATCTGGCTGAAGGCTCTGCCGTAAATGACGAGAAAAGCGGCACCTCATTAAGGTACGCCGCGATGGCACAAAGCCTCCATGGGCATGTCAAAATGCACATATAAGCTCGCGCCGAATGGAACCGGCCCGAGGAACGACCGCGACGCTCAACCGCAGCCGCTTTGGCGCAGCTTGGCCAGCCGTTGCAGGTCCTTCTTCACCGTCTTATCGGCGTCCCACATGGCGGCGTGAGCCAGGAGCGCCTTGCGCCACCCCAGCGGCAATTTGTCGGCGAGGCGGTAGTGCATCCACGTCCCCTCGCGCCAGCCTTCGACCATTCCGGCCTGGCGCAGTACGGCCAGATGCCGGGAGACGCCGTATTGCGGAAGGTCGAGGAGGGCCTCGATCTCGCAGACGCACAGCGACCCTTCCTTCAGGAGCCGGACGATACGAAGGCGGGACGGCTCGCCGAGGGCCTTGTGTTGGCGGGCAAGAAGCGCGAGATCCGACATGGGACAACAATTCGCGGAGAAATTCATGAAGTCAATGCCCGGCATTTCCCTGCCCGACAAGCTGCGGTGGGCGTTCGCCTCGGTCGTCGCGGTCGGCCTGATCCTCAATGCGGTGATCTTCTTCCGGATGGCCCCGGTCGGCAGTCTCGCCGGAAAGCTGGCCCACGAATACATGGCGGAGAGCCGCGTCGCCTCCCAGCTCCACCTGCAAACCAACGCCTTCGCCCTGAAGATGGGACAGTACGCCATGACCGGCCAGAAGGCCGATTTCGACGCCGCGATGGACGCCTTCGGGAAATTCGAGGCCACCCTGAAGGAGGCCCAGAAGACCGCCGCCGACCATCCTGACCTCGACCGGCTGAACACCCTCGTCAAGGGCCTAGCCGGGAAGGTCCCCGCTTGGAAAGACCTGGCGACGCAGACCGGCGACAGCTACCATATGCGGGAGTACGCGGGGCAGGGCGCCGAGGCGCAGGGGAGCCAGCTCATCGCCAACTTCGGAATCCTGATCCAGAAGGAAATCGCCCGTCTCCCCCATGGCGGCCAGCCCGCCAAGGGCGACCTCGGGGCGCTTCAGGGGCGGCTCCAGTCGCTCTATGCCCTTTGGGACGGCTCCCAGCAGCTTCAAAACGCCCTCCTGGTCCTTCAGGCGCATCGGGAGGCCAAGCTCCTCCAGAATCAACTGGAGAAGGCTCCCGCCTTCAAGCAGACGCTGGCCGACCTCCTGGCCCAGCCGAGCCTGGCCCCCGACGACCACGCGATCCTCGACGACCTGCGCCAGGTCCAATCCGACTACGTCGACAGCGCCAAGACCGCCCTCGACGCCGTCACCAAGGCGGCGACCCTGCACGACCAGCTCACCGAGACGACCACCGGCATCCTGGCCGAGATCGAGGCCGTCTCCACCGCCGGCCAGGACCGGACGATCCGGGTGGCGAACGAGTCGGTCGGCGCCCTCGGCTCGGCCCAGATCGTGACGCTGGCCAGCGTCGTCATCTCGATCGTCCTGGGCACCCTCCTGAGCATTGTCCTGGTCCGCCAGATCGTCCGGTCGGTCCGGTCGGTCAGCCGCCAGATCGAGGATTCCTCCCATCAGACCGAGGAGGCCAGCCGCGCCGTCCGTTCCTCCAGCCAGACCCTGGCCGCGGGGACCAGCCAGCAAGCCGCCTCCCTGGAGCAGGTCAGCGCCGCCCTGGAGCAGATCCAGAGCATGACCCAGCGGAACGCCACCGGGGCCGCCCAGGCGAAGGACCTCGCCCTCGACACCGCCAAGACCGCGGAGAGCGGGGCCGAGGAGATCGGCAAGATCGACGGCGCGATCGAGCACGCCCAGGAATCGGTCGGGGAGATGCGGACCGCGATGTCCGACATCCAGGCGTCGGGGGCCGAGATCGGGAAGATCATCAAGACCATCGACGAGATTGCCTTCCAGACCAACCTCCTCGCCCTCAACGCCGCCGTCGAGGCGGCCCGGGCTGGAGAGGCCGGGATGGGCTTCGCCGTCGTCGCCGAGGAGGTCCGCAGCCTGGCCGGCCGTTGCGCCGAGGCGGCCAAGGAAACCTCCGTCCTCATCGAGGACTCGGTCCAGCGGAGCAACCGGGGCTTCGAAACCAGCGGGAAGGTCGAGAAGGGCCTCCGGGAGATCGCCCTCCAGACCGAGGAAGCCAGCCGCCGCCTCCAGGAGATCGTCACCAAGGCGAGCGAGACGAATAAGGTGGTCCAGGACATCGCCGCCGCCTCGTCGGAGCAGCACCAGGGACTCCGCAACGTCACCGCCGCCCTCCAGCAGATGGACACGGTCACCCAGGGCAATGCCTCCCAGGCCGAGGAGATGGCGGGGGCGGCCCAGCAGCTCCAGGCCCAGACCGACGACCTCCGCGACAGCGTCGGCGCGCTCCGTGCCTTGATGACCGGCCATAGCGCCGCCACGGCCCTGCCCTCGTCCCGGCAGAAACGCGAGCCGCTCGTCCCGCCGCTCCCCCTCTTCCGGAATTCCCGGAGGGAAATCCCTCTCCCCAGCGGGGAATAATCCCCTGACCGCCTGGGACTTGAACCAACCTTGAAATATAAACCTTGTATGCGCTTACGCGCATATCTATATATTTAGCCATGGCCCTCGAAAACGTCGTCATCATCGGTTCCGGCTGCGCCGGCTGGACCGCCGCCGTCTACACGGCCCGGGCCAACCTGAACCCCCTCCTCATCACGGGCATCCAGCCGGGCGGCCTCCTCACCACCACCACGGTCGTCGAGAACTACCCCGGCTTCCCCCAGGGAATCGACGGGAACGCCCTCATGGGCGCGATGCAGGAGCAGGCCGTCCGCTTCGGCGCCCGGGTTCAGTTCATGTCCCACGTCGAGAAGGCCGACCTGTCCGGCTCCCCCTTCAAGCTCACCGTCGACGGGGAGGTCATCGAGACGAAGTCCCTCATCGTCGCCACCGGGGCGGGCCACCGCCACCTCAGCGTCCCCGGAGAAAAGGAACTGGAGAACAAGGGCGTCACCTTCTGCGCCACCTGCGACGGCGCCCTCCCGATCTTCCGGAACAAGCCGCTGGTCGTGGTCGGCGGTGGCGACTCGGCCTGCCAGGAGGCGAGCTACCTGACGCGGTTCGGCTCCGAGGTCCATCTCGTCCACCGCCGAGACACCCTCCGGGCCTCCAAGATCATGGCCGAGCGCGTCCTAGCCGATCCCAAGATCAAGATGGCCTGGAACTCGGCCGTCGAGGAGGTCGTCGGCAATGGCTCCGTCGCCGGCATTCGCCTCAAGGACACTGTGACCGGCGAGAGCCGCCTCGTGGACTGCGCCGGGGTCTTTGTCGCCGTCGGCCATGTCCCCAATACCAAGCTCTTCGAGGGCCAGCTCGACCTGACCGAGGCGGGCTACCTCAAGCTCCGGGACGGCAGCCGGACCAACATCCCGGGCGTCTTCGGCGCGGGCGACTGCGCCGACTCGGTCTACCGGCAGGCGATCACCGCCGCGGGGATGGGCTGCGCCGCCGCCATCGACGCCGAGCGTTACCTCGCTTCCCTTTCCAACTAACCCCCACCAGGAGTCCCATGGAAACCACCAAGCCCTTCAAGATCCTCTTCCTCTGCACGGGCAATTCGGCCCGGAGCGTCTTCGGCGAGTTCCTCATCAAGCGGATCGGCCGCGACCGGTTCGAGTCGTACAGCGCGGGCGCCCATCCCCGTGGCATAGTCCATCCCCTGACGCTCAAAGTCCTGGAGGAGATGTACCATATCGACGCCAGCACCGCCCGGAGCAAGTCGTGGGAGGAGTTCAAGGACGTGAAGTTCGACTTCGTCATCACCGTCTGCGACAATGCCCGCGAGTCGTGCCCGATCTGGCCCGGCCAGCCGATCATCGCCCATTGGGGCTCCCCCGATCCGGCCGGGTTCGACGGCCCCTCCGAGGAGCGCTACCAGTTCTTCAAGAGCGTCGCGTTCCAGATCCAGCGCCGGATCGAACTGCTCTGCTCCCTTCCCTTCGAGAAGCTCGACCGCCTGCGTCTCGCGGAACTGACCAAGGAAATCGGCGGCAAGGAACCCCTCAGCACCCCCGTCGCCTGATATGAGCAAACCGTCCGTCCTGATCCTCTGCACCGGCAACTCCTGCCGTAGCCATCTCGCCGAAGGCATCCTCCGCAACTACGCGGGCGACCTCTTCGAGGTCCACAGCGCCGGCTCCAAGCCCGCCGGTTACGTCCACGAGAAGGCGATCCAGGTCATGAAGGAGATCGACATCGACATCTCCCATCACACCTCGAAGAACATGAGCGAGTTCCTCGGGAAGAAGGTCGACATCGTCATCACGGTCTGCGGCAACGCCGATCAAGCCTGCCCGATGTTCCCCGGCCAGGTCAGCCGCCACCACTACGGCTTCGACGACCCCGCCCATGCCACCGGCACCGATGAGGAAATCCTCGCCGTCTTCCGCCGGGTCCGGGACGAAATCCGCCGCATTTTTGAGGCCTACGCCGACGGTCGGCGTGATACGTTGAAAACCAAGTAACCCCGACACCACCATGCAAACGTCCGAATTCCTCGCCCTCATCGCCAAGCACCCCAAGAAGCTTCTCCGCTTCAAGGACCACCAAGGCGGCCTGGTCCACCCGTCGTACCACGTCTCCGAAGTGAAGACGGCGATCTTCGAGACCGTCGACTGCGGGAACATGGCCCACCACTGGGAGGAGACGATCCTCCAGCTCTGGCTCTCCGACGATCCCGACGCCGAGCGGGCCATGGAAACCGGCAAGGTCACCGGCATCCTCAAGAAGGTCGAGGAGAAGATCACCGTCAACCACGACACCGAACTCCGCATCGAGTACGGCAACGACGAGTTCCCCCCGGTCGTCTTCCACGTCGACAAGATCGAGACGACCGACAAGGACGTCACCGTCTCCCTTCGTCCCCCCGTCCTCCAGTGCAAGCTGGAAGAGCGCGGCGGCGACTGCGCCCGTCCCGAGCCGGCGGCCAAGGCCGCCAAGGGCGACGACGAAGGTTCCTGCTGCTCCGGCAGCAAGTGCTGCTAAACCAAGAAATCATTCTGCCCGCCACGATTATGAGCAAAGCATCCGTCAAGCAACTGGAGTTCTTCGAGAGGAATCTCTCCCTATGGGTATTCCTCTGCATGGTCGTTGGCGTGGCTCTCGGGAAGCTCCTCCCTGGGGCCACCCAGGCGGTTAGCTCCTGGGAATTCGGCACCGGATCTCACGTCAACATCGCGATCGCCGTGCTGATTTGGCTGATGATCTATCCCATGATGTTGAAGATCGACTTCGGCGGGGTGCGGGACGTTTTCGGCAAGCCGAAGGGGCTGTTCATCACGCTCTTCGTCAACTGGCTGGTCAAACCGTTCAGTATGGCGTTGCTCGGCTGGATCTTCATCAAAGGGATCTTCTCGGCCGGCCTCGGCTGGATCGACCCGGAAACGGCCAAGAACTACGTCGCCGGCCTCATCATCCTCGCAGCGGCGCCCTGCACTGCAATGGTCTTCGTCTGGAGCTACCTGACCGATGGTGACGGCGCCTATACCCTGGCCCAGGTTGCGATCAATGATTTGGTCATGGTCTTCGCCTTCGCACCAATCGTGATGTTCCTCGTGGGCGTTACCGGCGTCGTCATCCCCAGCCACGTTCTCCTGATCTCGGTGATCGTCTTCATCGTGATCCCTCTCGCGGCGGGCTGGATTAGCCGCGAATTGCTCATCAAGTCCAAAGGTCATCCGTGGTTCGAGCAGACCTTTCTGCCGAAGTTTCGCCCTGTGACGATCGTCGCTCTCCTGGCGACGCTGGTCCTTATCTTCGCCTTCCAGGCACAGAACCTCCTCGCCCACTGGGTCGCTGTCCTCCTTCTGGCCGTTCCGATTCTGATCCAGGTCTATTTCAACTCCGGCCTGACCTATTGGCTGATGCGCCGCTTCGGTGTCCGGCACGACATCGCCACGCCCGGTTCCCTCATCGGGGCCAGCAACTTCTTTGAACTCGCCGTGGCGGTGGCCATCACCCTCTTCGGAGCTTCCTCCCCCGCTGCTTTGGCAACGGCGGTGGGCGTCCTCGTCGAGGTGCCCGTCATGCTCTCCGTCTGTCGCTTCTGCACCGCCAGCCGCAATTGGTATCAGAGGAGTTTAACGTAAGCTTCCCAAGAAACTCGCCATAACCGCATTATGGCAAGGTTGCTGTCGGTCGGAAAGGACCAGGTGGACGGTCTCGATCCCAAGCTCGTCGTCCTGATGATCGGCACGAACAACC is a window of Verrucomicrobium sp. DNA encoding:
- the eno gene encoding phosphopyruvate hydratase, encoding MANTLKHIAALEILDSRGNPTLSVTVTLDDGTTANAAVPSGASTGSREAVELRDGFPARYGGKGVQRAVSNVHDILAPALTGLPVSDQAKIDRTMCDLDGTPNKGHLGANAILGVSLAVARAAAVSSGVPLYVHLGRLAGRSDDGLWILPAPMMNVLNGGRHAANRLDFQEYMIFPLGAPTFAEALRYGAEVFHALKAFLGEQGFATAVGDEGGFAPDLRNNAVAVDMIAQAIRRAGYEPGREVSIALDPAASEFYESGEYVFTKSGKTPTTRENLLELYMDVVDRYPIASIEDGMAEDDDLGWLEITSKLGRRIQLVGDDNFVTNPAIFREGIKKGTANAILIKPNQIGTLTETLETVALAKEAGYGAVISHRSGETEDTFIADFAVATGVGQIKTGSLCRSERVAKYNRLLAIERELGDRARYAGASTLGRRK
- a CDS encoding metalloregulator ArsR/SmtB family transcription factor → MSDLALLARQHKALGEPSRLRIVRLLKEGSLCVCEIEALLDLPQYGVSRHLAVLRQAGMVEGWREGTWMHYRLADKLPLGWRKALLAHAAMWDADKTVKKDLQRLAKLRQSGCG
- a CDS encoding methyl-accepting chemotaxis protein; this translates as MKSMPGISLPDKLRWAFASVVAVGLILNAVIFFRMAPVGSLAGKLAHEYMAESRVASQLHLQTNAFALKMGQYAMTGQKADFDAAMDAFGKFEATLKEAQKTAADHPDLDRLNTLVKGLAGKVPAWKDLATQTGDSYHMREYAGQGAEAQGSQLIANFGILIQKEIARLPHGGQPAKGDLGALQGRLQSLYALWDGSQQLQNALLVLQAHREAKLLQNQLEKAPAFKQTLADLLAQPSLAPDDHAILDDLRQVQSDYVDSAKTALDAVTKAATLHDQLTETTTGILAEIEAVSTAGQDRTIRVANESVGALGSAQIVTLASVVISIVLGTLLSIVLVRQIVRSVRSVSRQIEDSSHQTEEASRAVRSSSQTLAAGTSQQAASLEQVSAALEQIQSMTQRNATGAAQAKDLALDTAKTAESGAEEIGKIDGAIEHAQESVGEMRTAMSDIQASGAEIGKIIKTIDEIAFQTNLLALNAAVEAARAGEAGMGFAVVAEEVRSLAGRCAEAAKETSVLIEDSVQRSNRGFETSGKVEKGLREIALQTEEASRRLQEIVTKASETNKVVQDIAAASSEQHQGLRNVTAALQQMDTVTQGNASQAEEMAGAAQQLQAQTDDLRDSVGALRALMTGHSAATALPSSRQKREPLVPPLPLFRNSRREIPLPSGE
- the trxB gene encoding thioredoxin-disulfide reductase, encoding MALENVVIIGSGCAGWTAAVYTARANLNPLLITGIQPGGLLTTTTVVENYPGFPQGIDGNALMGAMQEQAVRFGARVQFMSHVEKADLSGSPFKLTVDGEVIETKSLIVATGAGHRHLSVPGEKELENKGVTFCATCDGALPIFRNKPLVVVGGGDSACQEASYLTRFGSEVHLVHRRDTLRASKIMAERVLADPKIKMAWNSAVEEVVGNGSVAGIRLKDTVTGESRLVDCAGVFVAVGHVPNTKLFEGQLDLTEAGYLKLRDGSRTNIPGVFGAGDCADSVYRQAITAAGMGCAAAIDAERYLASLSN
- a CDS encoding arsenate reductase ArsC, giving the protein METTKPFKILFLCTGNSARSVFGEFLIKRIGRDRFESYSAGAHPRGIVHPLTLKVLEEMYHIDASTARSKSWEEFKDVKFDFVITVCDNARESCPIWPGQPIIAHWGSPDPAGFDGPSEERYQFFKSVAFQIQRRIELLCSLPFEKLDRLRLAELTKEIGGKEPLSTPVA
- a CDS encoding arsenate reductase ArsC, with translation MSKPSVLILCTGNSCRSHLAEGILRNYAGDLFEVHSAGSKPAGYVHEKAIQVMKEIDIDISHHTSKNMSEFLGKKVDIVITVCGNADQACPMFPGQVSRHHYGFDDPAHATGTDEEILAVFRRVRDEIRRIFEAYADGRRDTLKTK
- a CDS encoding DUF6428 family protein, producing the protein MQTSEFLALIAKHPKKLLRFKDHQGGLVHPSYHVSEVKTAIFETVDCGNMAHHWEETILQLWLSDDPDAERAMETGKVTGILKKVEEKITVNHDTELRIEYGNDEFPPVVFHVDKIETTDKDVTVSLRPPVLQCKLEERGGDCARPEPAAKAAKGDDEGSCCSGSKCC
- the arsB gene encoding ACR3 family arsenite efflux transporter, which translates into the protein MSKASVKQLEFFERNLSLWVFLCMVVGVALGKLLPGATQAVSSWEFGTGSHVNIAIAVLIWLMIYPMMLKIDFGGVRDVFGKPKGLFITLFVNWLVKPFSMALLGWIFIKGIFSAGLGWIDPETAKNYVAGLIILAAAPCTAMVFVWSYLTDGDGAYTLAQVAINDLVMVFAFAPIVMFLVGVTGVVIPSHVLLISVIVFIVIPLAAGWISRELLIKSKGHPWFEQTFLPKFRPVTIVALLATLVLIFAFQAQNLLAHWVAVLLLAVPILIQVYFNSGLTYWLMRRFGVRHDIATPGSLIGASNFFELAVAVAITLFGASSPAALATAVGVLVEVPVMLSVCRFCTASRNWYQRSLT